A region from the Kazachstania africana CBS 2517 chromosome 11, complete genome genome encodes:
- the ERV2 gene encoding flavin-linked sulfhydryl oxidase (similar to Saccharomyces cerevisiae ERV2 (YPR037C); ancestral locus Anc_7.456), producing MGRNDVKIHIIRLTTILVMILIWILFSSMESTEIKTIREISNDPIVIPKIEDQSGNKHMKEVGRSAWFHFHTLLSQYPVERATEKHRSKLNELILLTGSYYPCIDRENNYFNYIVVDLLPLPHNINDKNILIDWGCRVHNLMNIELKKDEFDCLSLFDTEADRDEIMSLNKVTIEKEEKQLG from the coding sequence ATGGGACGAAATGATGTTAAGATCCATATAATAAGACTGACAACGATACTGgtaatgatattgatatgGATTCTCTTTTCTAGTATGGAGTCCACAGAGATAAAAACAATAAGAGAGATAAGTAATGATCCGATTGTGATACCCAAAATAGAGGATCAGAGTGGCAATAAGCATATGAAAGAGGTTGGTAGAAGTGCATGGTTTCATTTCCATACGTTGCTATCGCAGTATCCTGTGGAACGAGCTACTGAAAAGCATAGATccaaattgaatgaattaatTTTGTTAACAGGAAGTTATTATCCATGCATAGATAGAGAAAATAACTATTTCAATTATATAGTTGTTGATTTACTTCCGTTACCGCATAATATAAACGATAAGAACATACTGATTGATTGGGGATGTCGTGTGcataatttgatgaatattgaattgaaaaaagacGAATTTGATTGTCTTTCACTCTTTGATACAGAAGCTGATAGAGATGAAATCATGTCCCTGAATAAAGTAACGATAGAGAAGGAAGAGAAACAATTGGGCTag
- the KAFR0K02200 gene encoding uncharacterized protein (similar to Saccharomyces cerevisiae GIC2 (YDR309C) and GIC1 (YHR061C); ancestral locus Anc_5.331): MSRIPNSESTRSLPKMKSIWIDEDEENEKLYGLQYALEHADGLQNNINNIHDEDDGLKLTLLNSCTPYLPETKKLKKIASSSKNSKVTAGTKREKKSIRGKLVNIITSMKSSPQRNSFEVSKPFGFQHISHGDFNESSHNKLNRMGEISNPVSPAKTLSRIFVTEKTTPNSNEGRVARSSNGTRISFEMEDSFQIRNSFVHSEDELQFDSFMDEELYEMFIKN, encoded by the coding sequence ATGTCGAGAATTCCAAATAGTGAGAGCACGAGAAGCTTGCCGAAGATGAAGTCGATTTGGATagatgaagacgaagaaaatGAGAAGTTGTATGGTTTGCAATATGCTTTAGAACATGCCGACGGTTtgcaaaataatattaataatattcatgaTGAGGACGATGGCTTGAAACTGACTTTATTGAATAGTTGTACACCGTATCTACCTGAGACCAAAAAACTTAAGAAAATTGCATCCAGTAGTAAAAATTCTAAAGTGACCGCTGGCACAAAGagggaaaagaaaagcatACGGGGAAAACttgtaaatattataaCATCGATGAAATCAAGCCCGCAAAGgaattcatttgaagtGTCAAAGCCATTTGGGTTCCAACATATATCCCATGGTGACTTCAACGAATCAAGTCATAACAAGCTGAATAGGATGGGAGAAATTTCTAATCCGGTAAGTCCTGCTAAGACGTTGAGTAGAATCTTCGTCACAGAGAAAACAACTCCGAACAGTAACGAAGGAAGAGTAGCACGGTCTTCGAACGGAACAAGaatatcttttgaaatggAAGATAGTTTCCAAATTAGAAATAGTTTTGTCCATTCGGAGGACGAGTTACAGTTTGATTCATTCATGGATGAAGAACTTTACGAAAtgtttatcaaaaattga
- the SUM1 gene encoding Sum1p (similar to Saccharomyces cerevisiae SUM1 (YDR310C); ancestral locus Anc_5.333), producing MDPSEQSIVETTAVQELVTPQTAKEDPLMPDPVTTHQVDDDVPSVNLSDLQKDLSKINSDYTELQSLILSKDSITTHSIENLFDSLKIISHNQSVLENKLEDALKNQMNTDLLVNNINDRLNTISTALLKNKNSHTLSDHTFDLPTSSSSSNRRGPGRPRKENFFSATGNNIINSNNSNHNSNNNNNIQPLKVSLPTGSVQISKSKRYFVDPLTNVKSNSPSSVDSSVVPSSAGNPATSKKRRGRPPKKRTVDTVIKKFSEEDEHDSQEHLHSSPSRLEDESDNNAVDDEVSETEEEAEDDEEEDGAEEFDEDYNEEGDDTKTDGSRRRRRRRRSNWDKNGREFVITTKETSPGGTAHLNKQQRELDKLRDPREKMLVSMKYNDRDKTKSFMESNRKLLMAMKEDERRRRMTSMVYDNFHNQDEVGQMRTLDLNTADSQTDLTPSSTNQQQNQTTDSNGIMAESTINQTNIPLNSTTHKKVGLSAILNSDDSGPTSSNQNTTPKKRLRSELSSNPMDDDLMRAKTKEEQYEELHPLLGPKSEPSDNLGRQLRKKRLLSSSSTTTTALTPTATSALVPTGTASSPPPSRKSSELTLSKDVKPTEYKTYIFGSPIELLCKGGFFYNRDEPNIPITTGTYLDFKFKAKEEELLESNRSRLQQNKTSDNDDTVNSNFFGLGDKKKPYAHISNPNSNLNKHERNNAHYLKQDIAEETALTCRILRKTILTEKYVNSLEYFLMEFEWENKLVELGLKLRESKRTWQRRKALFTLFEFWRDQSREKRGFKNFTILHSVKEMENYRIFINRSVSWFYNHITLLKMILYDLCDNIDSQWREWMFPRDSTLPYLGQESEDGASVSEDNINEAIDNMLMFDFLDNGSLNNQIKSSKVVVPMNL from the coding sequence ATGGACCCTTCCGAACAGAGTATAGTAGAGACCACTGCCGTCCAGGAACTGGTTACTCCTCAAACGGCCAAAGAGGACCCTCTTATGCCAGATCCCGTTACGACACACCAAGTTGATGATGACGTTCCATCAGTCAATCTGTCGGATCTGCAAAAAGAcctatcaaaaataaacagCGACTACACAGAACTACAATCGTTAATCCTATCAAAGGATTCCATCACAACTCATTCTATTGAGAATCTATTCGATTCCTTGAAAATTATCTCCCATAATCAATCCGTAttggaaaataaattagaagacgctttaaaaaatcaaatgaatACAGATTTATTAGTTAATAATATCAACGATCGTCTCAATACTATTTCAACTGCcttgttgaaaaataaaaattctcACACGCTATCAGATCATACATTCGATTTAccaacttcttcttcctcttcaaatCGCAGAGGCCCCGGAAGACCAAGAAAGgaaaactttttttctgcAACGGGTAATAACATCATTAATAGTAACAACAGCAACCATAATagcaacaacaataataatattcaaccTTTAAAAGTCTCACTGCCCACAGGGTCTGTACAAATATCTAAATCAAAAAGATACTTCGTCGACCCATTGACAAACGTTAAATCAAACTCTCCGTCTTCCGTAGACTCTAGTGTCGTCCCATCTTCTGCAGGAAATCCGGCCACTTCAAAAAAGAGAAGAGGCAGACCTCCAAAGAAGAGAACTGTGGATACCGTCATCAAGAAATTTAGTGAAGAGGACGAACATGACTCTCAAGAACATTTACATTCGTCTCCATCAAgattagaagatgaaagtGACAACAATGCAGTAGATGATGAAGTTAGCGAAACggaagaagaagctgaagatgacgaagaagaagacggtgctgaagaatttgatgaagattataatgaagaaggtgATGACACTAAAACAGACGGAAGTagaaggagaagaagaagaaggagaagCAATTGGGATAAAAATGGTCGTGAATTTGTCATCACTACAAAAGAAACTTCACCAGGTGGCACTGCCCATCTCAATAAGCAACAAAGAGAATTGGATAAGTTGAGAGATCCACGTGAAAAAATGCTCGTTAGTATGAAATATAATGACAGAGATAAGACAAAATCTTTTATGGAATCAAAtagaaaattattaatggcaatgaaagaagatgaaagaCGAAGAAGGATGACATCAATGGTTTACGACAATTTTCACAATCAAGATGAAGTCGGCCAAATGAGAACTTTAGATTTAAACACAGCAGATTCGCAAACTGATCTTACTCCTTCATCGACTAATCAACAACAAAACCAAACAACTGATTCAAATGGTATAATGGCCGAAAGTACCATAAATCAAACCAACATACCTCTAAATTCAACGACACATAAAAAAGTCGGATTATCTgcaattttgaattcagaTGATTCAGGGCCAACAAGTAGTAATCAGAATACTACACCAAAGAAAAGGTTAAGATCTGAATTATCAAGTAACCCAATGGATGATGATTTAATGAGAGCTAAGACAAAAGAGGAACAGTATGAAGAATTACATCCTTTATTAGGACCAAAATCAGAACCATCAGATAATTTAGGTAGacaattgagaaaaaaacGGCTATTATCGTCATCTtctactactactactgCCTTAACTCCTACTGCCACTAGCGCATTAGTTCCAACTGGCACTGCTTCCTCTCCACCACCGTCTAGAAAATCTAGTGAACTAACATTATCCAAAGATGTTAAGCCAACGGAATATAAAACGTACATTTTTGGTTCTCCAATAGAACTACTTTGTAAAGGTGGATTTTTTTACAATAGGGACGAACCAAATATTCCAATAACTACTGGTACATATCtagatttcaaatttaaagcgaaagaggaagaattattggaaTCAAATCGTAGTAGATTGCaacaaaataaaacaaGTGATAATGACGATACTGTAAATAGTAATTTCTTCGGTCTCGGTGATAAGAAGAAGCCATACGCACATATTAGTAACCCAAATTCCAATTTAAATAAACATGAACGTAATAATGCacattatttgaaacaagACATTGCCGAAGAAACTGCTTTAACTTGTAGAATCTTGAGAAAGACAATTTTAACTGAAAAGTACGTTAATTCTTTGGAATATTTCTTAATGGAATTTGAATGGGAAAATAAATTAGTTGAATTAGGTTTGAAATTAAGAGAATCAAAGAGAACGTGGCAAAGAAGAAAGGCATTATttacattatttgaattttggagAGATCAATCAAGAGAGAAGAGAGGCTTTAAGAACTTCACTATTTTACATAGTGTGAAAGAGATGGAAAATTAcagaatttttatcaaCAGATCAGTATCATGGTTTTACAATCATATcactttattgaaaatgattttatatGATTTATGTGATAATATTGATTCTCAATGGAGGGAATGGATGTTTCCAAGAGATTCCACTTTACCATATTTAGGACAAGAGTCTGAGGATGGTGCGTCGGTCAGTGAAGACAATATCAATGAAGCAATTGACAATATGTTAATGTTTGATTTCTTAGATAACGGTAGTTTAAATAACCAGATCAAATCCTCAAAAGTTGTTGTACCAATGAATCTGTAG
- the KAFR0K02220 gene encoding uncharacterized protein (similar to Saccharomyces cerevisiae SSF2 (YDR312W) and SSF1 (YHR066W); ancestral locus Anc_5.338), protein MAKRRTKKRTHVVQSKDELKGIPKSMVIRVGQTSLSNHSLNQLIKDFRQIMQPHTAVRLKERKSNKLKDFIVMCGPLDVSHLFIFTQSEKTGNVSLKIARTPNGPTVTFNVVDYSLSKDIKRFLRRPKTLAKEDVLDPPLLVLNGFNTNSDDDESNNVEKVVLSMFQNIFPPLNPSQTQLSSIRRVFMINKDPKTNEISMRHYFINIKDVEISKNLKRLYKAKDHLNKSVPNLSTKQDISSLILDHDLGAYTSESEVEDDSIVKVMDNDNNTTRVNNQRKPQEPIGEDDGEEEEEEEDQDSMPVAKPVANPKKKAIRLTEVGPRLNLKLIKIEDGICSGKVLHHEFVKKTDAEIKALEKRHREKQRLKEQRRKEQEENIARKKATKDAKKQRKLERRKLREEQENELFDGKKEDNDEVAKNDESSESSDSDSDHYSDVPEDIDSDLFSEVEEAM, encoded by the coding sequence ATGGCTAAGAGAAGAACTAAGAAGAGAACACATGTCGTTCAGAGCAAGGATGAGCTGAAGGGCATCCCCAAATCTATGGTCATTAGAGTAGGTCAAACGTCATTGTCGAATCATTCTTTAAACCAATTGATTAAGGATTTTAGACAAATTATGCAGCCACACACAGCCGTCagattgaaagaaagaaagtctAACAAGTTGAAGGATTTCATAGTCATGTGTGGTCCGCTAGACGTCTCGCATCTGTTCATTTTCACCCAATCTGAAAAAACAGGTAACGTTTCATTGAAGATTGCAAGAACTCCAAATGGTCCAACTGTGACTTTCAATGTCGTTGATTATTCCCTGTCAAAGGACATCAAACGGTTTTTAAGAAGACCAAAGACTCTAGCAAAGGAAGACGTATTGGATCCACCTCTATTGGTATTAAACGGATTCAATACTAACTccgatgatgatgaatcaaACAATGTCGAAAAAGTCGTACTATCAATGttccaaaatatatttCCACCTTTAAATCCAAGTCAGACTCAATTATCTTCCATAAGAAGAGTCTTCATGATTAATAAAGACCCAAagacaaatgaaatttccaTGCGTCACTATTTcataaatataaaagatGTCGAAATCtccaaaaatttaaaaCGTTTGTACAAGGCAAAGGACcatttaaataaatcagTGCCAAATCTCAGTACCAAACAAGATATCTCCTCTTTGATTCTAGATCATGATCTTGGTGCTTACACTTCGGAATCTGAAGTCGAAGATGATTCAATCGTCAAAGTCATGGATAATGACAATAATACTACAAGGGTAAACAACCAAAGGAAACCACAGGAACCTATTGGTGAGGACGACggtgaagaagaggaagaagaagaggatcAAGATTCAATGCCAGTGGCAAAGCCAGTAGCAaatccaaagaaaaaggcAATAAGATTGACTGAAGTAGGACCAAGattgaatttaaaattaataaaaatcGAAGATGGTATCTGCTCTGGTAAGGTCTTACATCATGAATTTGTCAAGAAAACAGATGCTGAAATTAAAGCATTAGAGAAAAGGCACAGAGAGAAACAGAGATTAAAGGAACAAAGAAggaaagaacaagaagaaaatattgctAGAAAGAAAGCAACTAAAGACGCCAAGaagcaaagaaaattggaaagaagaaagttgagagaagaacaagaaaatgaattattcGACGGTAAAAAggaagataatgatgaagtaGCAAAGAATGATGAAAGTAGTGAATCGAGTGATAGTGATAGTGATCATTACAGTGATGTTCCAGAAGACATAGATAGTGACTTATTCTCTGAAGTAGAGGAAGCCATGTAA
- the RAD34 gene encoding Rad34p (similar to Saccharomyces cerevisiae RAD34 (YDR314C); ancestral locus Anc_5.340) — MPPVKRLFTDEEDERYFKRGNITEIDSQIDADIDEYFAAGSSETEYDNEQDFLKEYQENGEDNEEILDDIEWEDIPLERSNEEQDLTITIDKRDQSRKKRLEARRRNSILRQKILEIRKIQFGLHLVMIPILLRTLQNRVDWCKDQRLNRRLFKSVPKLIVKKFKKDIFSTTGEIGKLRTLLLGLIFWFRSNYKINSNGFRQNFIRLAYLLKFNSSSSGYTKKFLDIMNGQEKYYGSRPILDKEDPIETIRSMAKKKMANRDILVIFFLIILKNTLPTYQKLSLCFALPLINYKSPINLKHIASQMENGEGQVPNKFDSDLLEPYFWIELTMAGADEKMIIIDPIVHLEKDQMVSKVQIDERVSFFQPLDDFKLNINQDFTYVVSIDMDTEVITDVSPRYLGNLCYRYFDFPPDSVYRRSRSYLSYLWFEKYLKALNKVEDVKGRTIMKSIAFKHYSVPTTLKELRQSENFVTMEQLNAHQQINFSGSRPPLLFRNKVPLYWKDQVINLKSEQHWLILGRRLKAAMRPRRMKKHVNNRKYEIKGLYSFDQTLPSLRLPNTIVDPETGSRKQIEDVNYYKNKYGHVEIYCDSLKPKGFEFFQLDPNGKIKALIKQYNKKIKGKHSLMPFIKYVEVVSGFDFKQKRGFAIPLINKILVKENDLDRIRPLVQESNELEGLQCWRKFLSRMSISNRLEAQYGDA; from the coding sequence ATGCCACCAGTGAAAAGACTGTTTACTGACGAGGAAGATGAACGATACTTTAAAAGAGGGAATATTACTGAAATTGATAGCCAAATTGACGCTGATATAGACGAGTACTTTGCAGCTGGCTCTTCAGAGACGGAATATGATAATGAACAggattttttgaaggaatACCAGGAGAATGGAGAAgacaatgaagaaattctGGATGATATAGAATGGGAAGATATCCCTTTAGAGAGGTCTAATGAAGAACAGGATCTCACAATAACGATAGACAAAAGAGATCAATCTAGAAAAAAGAGGCTAGAAGctcgaagaagaaattctATACTGCGACAGAAAATACTTGAAATTAGGAAAATACAATTTGGACTGCATTTAGTCATGATCCCAATTTTACTGAGGACACTTCAAAATAGAGTCGACTGGTGTAAAGACCAGAGGTTGAACAGACGACTGTTTAAATCTGTTCCAAAACTTATAGTGAAAAAGtttaaaaaagatatattttcCACTACAGGAGAAATTGGGAAGTTAAGAACATTATTGCTGGGCCTCATATTCTGGTTCAGATCtaattacaaaataaatAGCAATGGATTTCgacaaaatttcattagaTTGGCTTATTTACTGAAATTCAATAGCTCATCGTCGGGATACACGAAGAAGTTTCTTGACATAATGAATggtcaagaaaaatattatggATCACGTCCTATTCTGGATAAAGAGGACCCAATTGAAACTATTAGAAGTATGgccaagaaaaagatgGCCAACAGAGACATCTTAGTCATCTTTTTCCTCATAATACTGAAAAATACGTTACCGACTTACCAAAAACTATCATTGTGCTTTGCATTACCACTAATAAATTACAAGAGTCCTATAAACTTGAAACACATAGCAAGCCAAATGGAAAATGGTGAAGGTCAAGTACCgaataaatttgattcaGATCTATTAGAACCTTATTTTTGGATTGAACTAACTATGGCTGGTGCAGATGAGAAGATGATTATAATAGACCCTATCGTACATCTAGAAAAAGACCAAATGGTCTCAAAAGTGCAAATTGATGAGAGagtttcatttttccaGCCATTGGATGATTTTAAGTTGAATATCAATCAAGATTTCACATATGTCGTGAGTATCGATATGGACACTGAAGTAATCACGGACGTTTCACCACGATATCTTGGTAACTTATGTTATAGATACTTTGATTTCCCCCCAGATTCAGTATATAGAAGATCTAGGAGTTACTTATCATATCTGTGGTTTGAAAAGTACCTGAAAGCCCTCAATAAAGTAGAGGACGTTAAAGGGAGGACCATTATGAAATCAATAGCTTTCAAGCACTATAGTGTTCCTACTACGTTGAAAGAACTGAGACAATCCGAAAACTTTGTCACAATGGAACAATTGAATGCACATCaacaaatcaatttctCCGGCTCAAGACCACCATTGCTGTTCAGAAATAAAGTCCCTCTTTATTGGAAGGACCAAGTCATTAATCTAAAAAGTGAGCAGCATTGGCTAATATTGGGAAGAAGATTGAAGGCTGCGATGAGACCAAGAAGAATGAAGAAACACGTTAATAAcagaaaatatgaaatcAAAGGATTATACTCATTTGATCAGACTCTACCGAGTTTGAGACTACCTAACACAATTGTCGATCCTGAAACCGGTTCAAGGAAGCAAATTGAAGATGTAAATTATTACAAGAATAAATATGGTCACGTTGAAATTTATTGCGATTCATTGAAACCGAAAGGATTTGAGTTCTTCCAGCTAGACCCCAATGGAAAGATTAAGGCACTAATCAAAcaatacaataaaaaaataaaaggtAAACATAGTTTGATGCCATTCATAAAATATGTCGAAGTTGTGAGTGGATTCGATTTCAAACAAAAGCGTGGATTTGCAATTCCTCtgataaataaaattctCGTGAAGGAAAATGACCTGGATAGAATCCGACCCTTGGTTCAAGAGAGCAACGAATTGGAGGGCTTACAGTGCTGGAGGAAATTTTTGAGTAGAATGAGTATTAGCAATAGGTTGGAAGCGCAGTATGGCGATGCTTGA
- the IPK1 gene encoding inositol pentakisphosphate 2-kinase (similar to Saccharomyces cerevisiae IPK1 (YDR315C); ancestral locus Anc_5.342) — MHIVGKGGANILLDYDDPVYLYRCCVKFPESVKLNNRYVNENYKFIREKVLPLLGDYVCPMEQCSIPLGNIYPVYSQYVNDTEADMTSRVEVLKIPNLRPSSRFTMILKSDHLTKIYSNDTRTNILLEIKPKWLHNPYHYCRNCTHNDFKGREIKYCYSRLLNDPTHLYDILMDVTSSLPRNFVDVMLEYLRNDSNILRRLHDIQKSLSRKELRYEIDCIAAVTEDLQLLMTLRDVTCFIEWDVLTTDLKINVVDVDLKLKDKWTHWNKTNKSLDTHQEKHYHD, encoded by the coding sequence ATGCATATCGTAGGGAAAGGTGGAGCAAACATACTGTTAGATTATGATGATCCGGTTTATTTATATAGATGTTGTGTCAAATTTCCCGAGTCAGTGAAGTTAAATAATAGATATGTAAATGAGAATTACAAGTTTATACGAGAAAAAGTCCTGCCATTACTAGGAGATTATGTCTGCCCCATGGAGCAATGTTCTATACCACTAGGGAATATCTATCCAGTATATTCTCAGTATGTAAACGACACAGAAGCTGATATGACGTCTAGAGTGGAAGTGTTGAAGATTCCAAATCTAAGGCCTTCTTCGAGATTTACTATGATTCTGAAATCAGACCACTTGACTAAGATTTATTCGAACGATACTAGGACGAATATCCTTCTGGAAATTAAACCGAAATGGTTACATAATCCGTATCACTATTGCAGAAATTGTACACATAATGATTTCAAGGGTAGAGAAATAAAATACTGTTATAGCAGATTACTCAACGATCCTACTCATTTATATGATATTCTAATGGATGTTACAAGCTCTTTACCACGGAATTTTGTTGATGTAATGCTAGAGTACTTAAGAAACGATTCAAATATCTTGAGAAGGCTTCATGATATTCAGAAATCTTTGTCCAGAAAGGAGCTAAGATACGAAATTGATTGCATTGCCGCCGTCACGGAAGACTTACAATTGCTTATGACATTGAGAGACGTCACTTGTTTCATCGAATGGGACGTTTTAACTACTGATCTAAAGATCAACGTTGTAGATGTAGACCTCAAATTGAAGGATAAATGGACACACTGGAATAAAACGAACAAATCCCTGGATACACACCAAGAGAAGCACTATCATGACTGA
- the DYS1 gene encoding deoxyhypusine synthase (similar to Saccharomyces cerevisiae DYS1 (YHR068W); ancestral locus Anc_5.343), which yields MSNVNEKLPDILQDAVLKASVPVPDDFVKVEGIDYSKPEAVDMRASDLVNSMKTMGFQASSLGQACDIIDNMRQWRGKHIDELEEHKKKGSFDDEGYQKTTIFMGYTSNLISSGLRETLRYLVQHKMVDALVATAGGIEEDIIKCLAPTYLGEFSLKGSTLRDEGMNRIGNLLVPNDNYCKFEEWIVPLLDKMLDEQDEYVKEKGNACLEANQDVDSPIWTPSKLIDRLGKEINDESSVIYWAHKNKIPVFCPAITDGSIGDMLFFHTFKASPRQIRLDIVADIRKINSMSMEASKAGMLILGGGLIKHHIANACLMRNGADYAVYINTGQEFDGSDAGARPDEAVSWGKIKAEAKSVKVYADVTIVFPLIVAATFANGKPVEKKQE from the coding sequence aTGTCTAAcgttaatgaaaaattaccTGATATTTTACAGGACGCTGTCTTAAAGGCATCCGTTCCAGTGCCAGATGACTTCGTCAAGGTCGAAGGTATCGATTATTCTAAGCCAGAAGCTGTGGACATGAGAGCCAGCGACTTGGTTAACTCCATGAAAACCATGGGTTTCCAAGCTTCCTCTTTGGGTCAAGCCTGTGACATCATTGACAATATGAGACAATGGAGAGGTAAGCATATCGATGAATTGGAAGAGCACAAGAAAAAGGGTTCTTTTGACGATGAAGGTTACCAGAAGACTACCATTTTCATGGGTTACACTTCCAATTTGATCAGTTCTGGTTTAAGAGAAACTTTGAGATACTTGGTACAACACAAAATGGTTGATGCTTTAGTTGCCACTGCTGGTGGTATCGAAGAAGATATCATAAAATGTCTAGCCCCAACTTACTTAGGTGAATTTAGTTTGAAAGGTAGTACATTACGTGATGAAGGTATGAACAGAATCGGTAATTTACTTGTTCCAAATGACAATTACTGTAAATTCGAGGAATGGATTGTCCCACTTCTTGACAAAATGTTGGATGAACAAGATGAATACGTTAAAGAAAAGGGAAATGCTTGCTTAGAAGCCAATCAAGACGTCGATTCTCCAATTTGGACCCCATCCAAATTGATTGATAGATTAGGTAAGGAAATTAACGATGAAAGTTCTGTCATCTACTGGGCCCATAAGAATAAGATCCCAGTTTTCTGTCCAGCTATCACTGATGGTTCCATCGGTGACATGTTATTCTTCCACACTTTCAAAGCTTCTCCAAGGCAAATTAGGCTTGACATTGTCGCCGATATCCGGAAGATCAATTCCATGTCCATGGAAGCCTCTAAGGCCGGTATGTTAATCTTAGGTGGTGGTTTGATTAAGCATCATATTGCTAATGCTTGCTTAATGAGAAATGGTGCCGATTACGCTGTCTACATTAACACTGGTCAAGAATTCGATGGTTCTGATGCCGGTGCCAGACCAGATGAAGCAGTCTCCTGGGGTAAGATTAAGGCTGAAGCTAAATCCGTTAAGGTTTATGCCGATGTCACTATTGTTTTCCCATTGATTGTTGCCGCAACTTTTGCTAACGGTAAGCCGGTCGagaagaaacaagaatag